The following proteins are co-located in the Doryrhamphus excisus isolate RoL2022-K1 chromosome 3, RoL_Dexc_1.0, whole genome shotgun sequence genome:
- the LOC131126305 gene encoding insulin-like growth factor-binding protein 1, protein MCSLYKKMLLLLAIMAAVARSSPVVGPEPIRCAPCTQEKLNECPAIPANCGQVLREPGCGCCMACALESGSSCGVYTAHCANGLRCMPRPGEARPLHALTRGQGVCTEDLTQEDTEGVPDHSSLQYLLGDTAEAHESFRAKVNEIRNKLVQQGPCHIELHAALEAIASSQQDLGETFTTFYLPNCDKHGFYKAKQCESSLVGPPARCWCVSSWNGKVIPRASELPGDTECHQEVTY, encoded by the exons ATGTGTTCATTATACAAGAAGATGCTGCTGTTGCTGGCCATCATGGCAGCGGTGGCGAGGTCGTCCCCAGTAGTTGGACCGGAGCCCATCCGCTGTGCCCCATGCACCCAGGAGAAACTAAACGAGTGTCCCGCTATTCCAGCCAACTGCGGGCAGGTGCTGAGGGAGCCCGGCTGTGGCTGCTGCATGGCGTGCGCCCTGGAGAGTGGGAGCTCCTGTGGCGTGTACACGGCCCACTGTGCTAACGGACTACGCTGCATGCCCCGACCCGGGGAAGCTAGGCCTCTGCATGCTTTAACACGGGGCCAGGGAGTCTGCACTGAGGATCTGACCCAAG agGACACTGAAGGGGTCCCGGACCACAGCTCCCTGCAGTACCTCCTGGGAGACACTGCAGAGGCACATGAGAGCTTCAGGGCCAAAGTGAATGAAATTCGGAACAAACTGGTCCAGCAG GGTCCGTGCCACATTGAGTTGCACGCCGCTCTGGAGGCAATCGCCAGCTCCCAGCAGGACCTCGGAGAGACGTTTACCACTTTCTACCTCCCAAACTGCGACAAGCACGGCTTCTACAAGGCCAAGCAG TGTGAGTCATCGCTGGTTGGACCGCCCGCTCGCTGCTGGTGCGTCTCCTCGTGGAACGGAAAGGTTATCCCTAGAGCGAGTGAGCTTCCTGGTGACACAGAGTGCCACCAGGAAGTCACTTACTAA